A part of Bubalus bubalis isolate 160015118507 breed Murrah chromosome 6, NDDB_SH_1, whole genome shotgun sequence genomic DNA contains:
- the LOC102401782 gene encoding HIG1 domain family member 1A, mitochondrial-like → MSSDTDISLSSYDEDQGSKLIRKAREAPFVPIGMAGFAAIVAYGLYRLKSRGHTKMSVHLIHMRVAAQGFVVGAMTLGMGYSLYQEFWGKPKP, encoded by the coding sequence ATGTCAAGCGACacagatatttctctttcttcatatgATGAAGATCAGGGATCTAAACTTATCCGAAAAGCTAGAGAGGCACCATTTGTCCCCATTGGAATGGCAGGTTTTGCAGCAATTGTTGCATATGGATTATATAGATTGAAGAGCAGGGGACATACTAAAATGTCTGTTCACCTGATCCACATGCGTGTGGCAGCCCAAGGCTTTGTTGTGGGAGCAATGACTCTTGGTATGGGCTATTCCCTGTATCAAGAATTCTGGGGGAAACCTAAACCTTAG